One window from the genome of Haladaptatus paucihalophilus DX253 encodes:
- a CDS encoding SWIM zinc finger family protein codes for MIDTAASGKVSLTPLAETEETDPRSQRARAERMSVTPLGGGLYEVESQSDNTYFVDLLGSRCTCPDHMMRGVRCKHIRRVAIEINEGRVPPPGKEAVECARCESVVFVDEKTAAAGPHFCDRCRLEPGEPVVDRATGDLLVVVAMTDYRANQVEVPGRDCTVAEYPTNEGYPADDPVVEVLYPIPSGLRPEQVEPRHVRRYSFPRSRLQRPGRPGNQSELSDFPEPK; via the coding sequence ATGATAGACACAGCCGCTTCCGGAAAAGTATCGCTGACGCCGCTGGCCGAGACCGAGGAGACCGATCCGCGGTCCCAACGCGCCAGAGCGGAGCGCATGTCCGTCACGCCGCTCGGTGGCGGACTGTACGAAGTCGAAAGCCAGAGCGACAACACGTACTTCGTGGACCTGCTCGGGAGTCGCTGCACCTGCCCCGACCACATGATGCGGGGCGTCCGGTGCAAACACATCCGCCGGGTCGCAATCGAGATCAACGAAGGTCGCGTCCCGCCGCCGGGAAAAGAGGCGGTCGAGTGCGCGAGATGCGAGTCGGTCGTCTTCGTGGACGAGAAGACGGCGGCCGCCGGGCCGCACTTCTGCGACCGCTGCCGACTGGAACCCGGGGAACCCGTAGTCGACCGCGCGACCGGCGACCTGTTGGTCGTCGTCGCCATGACCGACTACCGGGCCAACCAAGTCGAGGTTCCGGGCCGCGACTGCACCGTCGCGGAGTACCCGACGAACGAGGGCTACCCGGCGGACGACCCGGTGGTCGAAGTGCTCTACCCGATTCCGTCGGGGCTTCGCCCCGAACAGGTCGAGCCGCGTCACGTGCGGCGCTACTCGTTCCCGCGTTCGCGGCTCCAACGCCCCGGGCGTCCGGGAAACCAGTCGGAACTGTCCGACTTCCCGGAACCGAAGTAG
- a CDS encoding DNA primase large subunit PriL — protein sequence MNSLHARYPFLASAREAVRDANLDLAAVIAGEGDRHPAVERGVERVRRALLDGTVRAPDDGRRWSTSAEVLSYPIARMLVSLLDAPGAVEKYANAEATTAYERFTADFETPDDGLKSTRGTSLTLETFLADFDLDDDVVTRRDGFGVAVSTYISLAREFGDEWRLVTRQLDDGVVVVSQAELHELLRTAVEIRIADDLPLPVPDEIGVALADELSELESSFTDADFSHDIDTLAPELFPPCMSALLARARDAESLPAHSEFTLVSFLTSIGLDADEILSLCEVRSSGRADRLRARIERLRDERTTQFAPPSCATLQAYGDCVNKDERCETVTHPLVYYEDALDESGTVTDWRDR from the coding sequence ATGAATTCGCTCCATGCCCGATACCCGTTTCTCGCGTCCGCTCGCGAGGCGGTTCGGGACGCGAACCTCGACCTCGCGGCAGTCATCGCGGGGGAGGGCGACCGCCACCCGGCAGTCGAGCGCGGCGTGGAGCGCGTGCGACGGGCGCTCCTCGACGGGACCGTGCGCGCGCCGGACGACGGGCGACGCTGGTCGACGTCGGCGGAGGTGCTTTCGTACCCCATCGCCCGGATGTTGGTGTCGCTCCTCGACGCGCCGGGAGCGGTCGAGAAGTACGCCAACGCCGAGGCGACGACGGCCTACGAGCGGTTCACCGCCGACTTCGAGACGCCGGATGATGGACTGAAAAGCACGCGGGGCACGTCGCTCACGCTCGAAACGTTTCTCGCCGATTTCGACCTCGACGACGACGTAGTGACCCGTCGTGACGGGTTCGGCGTGGCCGTCTCGACCTACATCTCGCTCGCCCGGGAGTTCGGCGACGAGTGGCGACTCGTTACGCGTCAACTCGACGATGGCGTCGTGGTCGTCTCGCAGGCGGAGCTACACGAACTGCTTCGGACGGCGGTCGAAATACGCATCGCCGACGACCTTCCCCTTCCCGTCCCCGACGAAATCGGCGTGGCGCTCGCCGACGAACTGTCGGAACTGGAGTCGTCGTTCACCGACGCCGATTTCTCCCACGACATCGACACGCTCGCCCCGGAACTGTTCCCGCCGTGTATGTCGGCACTGCTCGCACGCGCTCGTGACGCGGAGTCGCTTCCCGCACACTCCGAGTTCACGCTCGTCTCGTTTCTCACGAGCATCGGACTCGACGCGGACGAAATCCTCTCGCTCTGTGAAGTTCGGTCGTCGGGACGCGCAGACCGGTTACGCGCCCGAATAGAACGGCTTCGGGACGAACGGACGACGCAGTTCGCGCCGCCGAGTTGCGCGACGCTCCAAGCGTACGGGGACTGTGTGAACAAGGACGAACGATGTGAGACGGTGACGCATCCGCTCGTGTATTACGAGGATGCGCTGGACGAAAGCGGTACCGTGACCGATTGGCGCGACCGTTAG
- a CDS encoding DUF7472 family protein produces the protein MDIEGDTLRDIVVSVVSVGFFIVAMFIVGSQFEAGGITGAGALEMVGVITLFVLVMTGVGFWLANQH, from the coding sequence ATGGATATCGAGGGCGATACGCTCCGCGACATCGTCGTCTCCGTCGTGTCAGTTGGCTTCTTTATCGTAGCGATGTTTATCGTCGGCTCGCAGTTCGAGGCCGGCGGCATCACGGGAGCGGGTGCGCTCGAAATGGTCGGCGTCATCACGCTCTTCGTTCTCGTCATGACGGGCGTCGGTTTCTGGCTGGCCAACCAACACTAA
- a CDS encoding amidohydrolase produces the protein MTTLRIAGGQVLGPDMTVERADVLIDQDDGTILAVGDVADADETLDASDGLVIPGLVNAHCHAAMTLLRGYADDKPLDSWLREDVWPVEAALTPEDVRAGTELGMLEMIKSGTTGFADMYFEVDEVAEAVEEAGLRARIGHGVVTIGKDEEVAREDFETSLAIAEEFDGAADGRIKTAVMPHSLTTVGEEYLDDYISRTRDLGVPLHYHANETRDEVAPIVEERGKRPLEYAREKGMTGESDFVAHGVHVNTTEIDLLAETGTGVIHCPASNMKLASGMAPVQAMLDAGVTVGLGTDGAASNNDLDMFGEMRDAAMLGKLAANDASAVAAESVVEMATRGSATALGFDSGRIEEGANADLAVIDLSSAHLVPHHDLVSHLAYAARGSDVRHTICDGTVLMADREPLTLDEDSVMENAEKRAKELVERAIE, from the coding sequence ATGACGACGCTCCGAATCGCCGGGGGGCAGGTACTGGGACCGGACATGACCGTCGAACGAGCCGACGTACTGATAGACCAGGACGACGGGACGATTCTCGCCGTCGGCGACGTCGCGGACGCCGACGAGACGCTCGACGCCAGCGACGGCCTCGTGATTCCGGGCCTCGTGAACGCCCACTGTCACGCCGCGATGACGCTCCTTCGCGGGTATGCGGACGATAAACCGCTCGATTCGTGGCTCCGCGAGGACGTGTGGCCGGTCGAGGCCGCCCTGACGCCGGAGGACGTGCGTGCCGGAACCGAACTCGGCATGCTGGAGATGATAAAATCCGGGACGACCGGCTTCGCGGACATGTACTTCGAGGTCGACGAGGTTGCCGAAGCCGTCGAGGAGGCGGGGCTTCGCGCCCGAATCGGCCACGGCGTGGTGACCATCGGCAAGGACGAGGAAGTCGCCCGCGAGGACTTCGAGACGAGCCTCGCCATCGCCGAGGAGTTCGACGGCGCGGCGGACGGCCGCATCAAAACGGCCGTGATGCCACACAGCCTCACGACGGTCGGCGAGGAGTATCTGGACGACTACATCTCCCGAACGCGTGACCTCGGCGTCCCGCTCCACTACCACGCCAACGAAACCCGCGACGAGGTTGCCCCCATCGTCGAGGAGCGGGGAAAACGACCGCTCGAATACGCCCGCGAGAAGGGTATGACCGGCGAGTCCGATTTCGTCGCCCACGGCGTCCACGTCAACACGACGGAAATCGACCTGCTGGCGGAGACGGGCACGGGCGTCATCCACTGTCCGGCCTCGAACATGAAACTCGCCAGCGGGATGGCCCCCGTGCAGGCGATGTTGGACGCGGGCGTCACGGTCGGACTCGGGACGGACGGCGCGGCGTCGAACAACGACCTCGACATGTTCGGCGAGATGCGAGACGCGGCCATGCTCGGGAAACTCGCCGCGAACGACGCCAGCGCGGTCGCCGCCGAGTCGGTCGTGGAGATGGCGACACGCGGAAGCGCGACCGCCCTCGGGTTCGACAGCGGCCGCATCGAGGAGGGTGCGAACGCCGACCTCGCCGTAATCGACCTGTCGTCGGCCCACCTCGTTCCCCATCACGACCTCGTGAGCCACCTCGCCTACGCCGCGCGCGGCAGCGACGTGAGGCATACGATTTGTGATGGGACTGTTCTAATGGCAGATAGAGAACCACTCACGTTGGACGAAGATTCGGTGATGGAGAACGCAGAAAAGCGGGCGAAGGAACTCGTCGAACGCGCTATCGAGTAG
- the hjc gene encoding Holliday junction resolvase Hjc, whose product MCANRKGDRRERELVNRLDDTGFAVMRAPASGGATQRELPDVLAGNGNAFYAIEAKSSAGDPIYLTGEEVEALVYFSQNFGAKPKIGVRFDREDWYFFHPADVHQTKGGNYRVKKETALDEGETMDELWKDDEDEASKHSVSDVLHAVEQGVLSVDEATEILE is encoded by the coding sequence ATGTGTGCGAATCGGAAAGGTGACAGGCGGGAGCGCGAACTCGTCAACAGGCTCGACGACACGGGATTCGCGGTCATGCGCGCTCCCGCGAGCGGGGGGGCAACGCAGCGCGAACTGCCGGACGTGCTGGCCGGAAACGGGAACGCGTTCTACGCCATCGAGGCGAAATCGAGCGCGGGCGACCCCATCTATCTGACGGGCGAGGAGGTCGAAGCGCTGGTGTACTTCTCACAGAACTTCGGTGCAAAGCCGAAAATCGGCGTCCGCTTCGACCGGGAGGACTGGTACTTCTTCCACCCGGCGGACGTCCACCAGACGAAGGGCGGGAACTACCGGGTCAAGAAGGAGACCGCGCTGGACGAGGGTGAAACGATGGACGAGTTGTGGAAAGACGACGAGGACGAGGCGTCGAAACACAGCGTCTCGGACGTTCTCCACGCGGTCGAACAGGGGGTCCTCTCGGTGGACGAGGCGACGGAGATTTTGGAGTAG
- a CDS encoding AAA family ATPase — protein MESPLWTQTHAPDLADLPQPEVRDYLERAVNEPINLVLHGPEGSGKTAAVRALAREAHDDPDNDLVEINVADFFDRTKKEIREDPRFSNFLQGQTEFSKQYRQGSGKKKYKRNWSKREMINHVLKEYAGYAPSTGSYKTIVLDNAESIREDFQQALRRVMEQYHETTQFVIITRQPTKLIPPIKSRCFPVSMRKPTGGEIETVLRSILDDEGVEYDEDGIQFISAYVKGDVRKAILYAQLLYEQEGRVHSDDYEVIREFGISGRIGDMLDKAERGDFNDARKDLDDLLVDDGYSGEEVLEAIMDAFRQNRYSGDELAELVVLAAEIDMDLARGTSDRLQLSHLLAELGA, from the coding sequence ATGGAGTCGCCGCTGTGGACCCAAACGCACGCGCCCGACCTCGCCGACCTGCCCCAACCGGAGGTACGCGACTATCTGGAGCGGGCGGTGAACGAGCCGATAAACCTCGTTCTTCACGGCCCGGAAGGGAGCGGGAAGACCGCCGCCGTGCGTGCATTGGCACGCGAGGCACACGACGACCCGGACAACGACCTCGTGGAGATCAACGTCGCGGACTTCTTCGACCGGACGAAAAAGGAGATTCGGGAGGACCCCCGATTTTCCAACTTCCTGCAGGGCCAAACCGAGTTCTCGAAACAGTACCGGCAGGGCTCGGGCAAGAAGAAGTACAAGCGCAACTGGTCGAAGCGTGAGATGATAAACCACGTCCTCAAGGAGTACGCGGGCTACGCGCCATCGACGGGTTCGTACAAGACCATCGTCCTCGACAACGCCGAATCCATCCGCGAGGACTTCCAACAGGCGCTCCGCCGCGTGATGGAGCAGTACCACGAGACGACCCAGTTCGTCATCATCACGCGCCAACCGACGAAACTCATTCCGCCCATCAAATCTCGCTGTTTCCCCGTCTCGATGCGCAAACCGACCGGTGGCGAAATCGAAACCGTCCTCCGGTCGATTCTGGACGACGAAGGGGTCGAGTACGACGAAGACGGGATTCAGTTCATCTCCGCCTACGTGAAAGGCGACGTGCGGAAGGCCATCCTGTACGCGCAATTGCTGTACGAACAGGAGGGTCGGGTTCACAGCGACGACTACGAAGTCATCCGCGAGTTCGGTATCAGCGGGCGCATCGGCGACATGCTCGACAAGGCCGAGCGCGGCGATTTCAACGACGCCCGCAAGGACTTGGACGACCTGCTCGTGGACGACGGCTACAGCGGCGAGGAAGTGCTCGAAGCCATCATGGACGCGTTCCGGCAAAACCGCTATTCGGGCGACGAACTCGCCGAACTGGTCGTCCTCGCGGCGGAAATCGACATGGACTTGGCGCGAGGAACGAGCGACCGGTTACAGCTTTCCCATCTACTGGCCGAGTTGGGCGCGTAG
- the hisG gene encoding ATP phosphoribosyltransferase yields the protein MRIAVPNKGRLHDPSMELLEHAGLHVVDGADRKLYANTVDPDVTLLFARAADIPEYVSDGAADIGITGLDQMREANPGNVSDLLDLGYGQCRLVLAAPEEGDINEVTDLAGKTVATEFPNVAEQYFAETEVSPEIVEVSGATELTPHVDMADAIIDITSTGTTLKVNRLGIIDEVLSSSVRLFAREDVVGDDKVEQVMMALQSVISAEGKRYLMMNAPEDKLDEIRDVIPGLGGPTVMDIAGNGKVAVHTVVDEQDVFETINEVKQLGASGILVTEIERLVD from the coding sequence ATGCGAATCGCGGTCCCTAACAAGGGCAGGTTGCACGACCCGTCGATGGAATTGCTCGAACACGCCGGGCTGCATGTCGTGGACGGTGCGGACCGCAAGCTGTACGCGAACACCGTCGACCCGGACGTGACGCTGTTGTTCGCCCGAGCCGCCGACATCCCGGAGTACGTGAGCGACGGCGCCGCCGACATCGGCATCACCGGTCTCGACCAGATGCGGGAGGCGAACCCCGGCAACGTTTCGGACCTCCTCGATTTGGGCTACGGCCAGTGTCGGCTCGTGTTGGCAGCACCCGAGGAGGGAGACATTAACGAAGTCACCGACCTCGCGGGTAAAACCGTCGCCACCGAGTTTCCAAACGTCGCGGAGCAGTACTTCGCCGAAACCGAAGTATCGCCCGAAATCGTGGAGGTCTCGGGTGCGACGGAGCTCACCCCGCACGTCGATATGGCCGATGCCATCATCGACATCACGAGCACCGGAACGACGCTCAAGGTAAACCGCCTCGGCATCATCGACGAGGTGCTGTCGAGTTCGGTTCGGCTGTTCGCCCGCGAGGACGTGGTGGGCGACGATAAGGTCGAACAGGTGATGATGGCGCTCCAGTCGGTCATCTCCGCGGAGGGCAAACGCTACCTCATGATGAACGCACCCGAGGACAAACTCGACGAGATTCGGGACGTGATTCCCGGTCTCGGCGGGCCGACGGTCATGGACATCGCCGGGAACGGCAAGGTCGCCGTCCATACCGTTGTCGACGAGCAGGACGTGTTCGAGACCATCAACGAGGTCAAGCAACTCGGTGCCAGCGGCATCCTCGTGACGGAAATCGAACGGCTCGTGGACTGA
- the rnz gene encoding ribonuclease Z, which produces MSMRVTFLGTSGAVPTTDRNPSSILVNREGDRLLFDAGEGTQRQMMRFGTGFTVSDLFITHLHGDHILGIPGLVQTWDFNDRDDPLMIYTPRGTGDDIDALVRTAGHQPSFPIHITEVAPGEVAIRRDEYEVRTFRTDHDANSLGYALVEDERKGRFDRERAEELGVPVGPKFQQLHAGNPVELDDGTVVRPEQVVGEPRPGRRFVYTGDTRPTEQVVSEAENADLLVHDATFADDRKDRARKTAHSTARQAGNVARRADAARLAITHVSSRYAGNVSEHLKEAREEFDGEVFAPDDGDLIDVPFPDE; this is translated from the coding sequence ATGTCGATGCGCGTTACCTTCCTCGGAACCAGCGGGGCAGTGCCGACGACGGACCGAAACCCGAGTTCTATCCTCGTCAACCGGGAAGGCGACCGCCTGCTCTTCGACGCCGGTGAGGGAACCCAGCGCCAGATGATGCGCTTTGGCACCGGCTTTACCGTCTCCGACCTCTTCATCACGCACCTCCACGGCGACCACATCCTCGGAATCCCCGGACTGGTGCAAACGTGGGATTTCAACGACCGCGACGACCCGCTCATGATATACACGCCGCGCGGAACCGGCGACGACATCGACGCGCTCGTTCGCACGGCGGGTCACCAACCGTCGTTTCCCATCCACATCACCGAAGTCGCGCCCGGCGAGGTCGCCATCCGACGCGACGAGTACGAGGTCCGCACCTTCCGCACCGACCACGACGCGAACTCGCTCGGCTACGCGTTGGTCGAGGACGAACGGAAGGGCCGCTTCGACCGCGAGCGGGCGGAGGAACTCGGCGTCCCCGTCGGTCCGAAGTTCCAGCAACTCCACGCCGGAAACCCCGTCGAACTCGACGACGGCACCGTCGTCCGCCCCGAGCAAGTCGTCGGCGAACCGCGACCCGGTCGCCGGTTCGTCTACACCGGCGACACCCGTCCCACCGAGCAAGTCGTCTCCGAGGCGGAAAACGCCGACTTGCTCGTCCACGACGCGACGTTCGCCGACGACCGGAAGGACCGCGCGAGGAAGACCGCCCACTCGACCGCGAGACAGGCCGGGAACGTCGCCCGGCGCGCCGATGCGGCTCGCCTCGCCATCACGCACGTCTCCTCGCGCTACGCCGGAAACGTCTCCGAGCACCTGAAAGAGGCCCGCGAGGAGTTCGACGGCGAGGTCTTC
- a CDS encoding adenosylhomocysteinase, translated as MGTYPPISEQLDDVESARAEGHRKMDWARQHMPIMTTIQEEFVADKPLEGQRIGMAMHVEAKTAVLVETLAEGGAEVAVTGCNPLSTHDDVSAALDEHPNITSYAKRGVDDEGYYEAIESVIDLEPTITVDDGMDMVAAIHEDHPELIETVVGGCEETTTGVHRLRAMDEDGALDYPVFAVNDTPMKRLFDNVHGTGESSLATIAMTTNLSWAGKNVVVGGYGYCGKGVAKKAAGQNANVIVTEVEPRRALEAHMEGYDVMPMAEAAEVGDVFITTTGNRDVITKEHFEVMKDGVLLANAGHFDVEVNLNDLADLAVAERDARDGVHEYEMEDGRRLNVIAEGRLVNLAAPIALGHPVEVMDQSFGVQSVCVREMVENGEKYDAGVHEVPDELDKEIAEIKLDADGVEFDSLSDDQKEYMGSWQHGT; from the coding sequence ATGGGAACCTATCCGCCGATAAGCGAGCAGTTGGACGACGTTGAGTCCGCTCGCGCCGAGGGGCACCGCAAGATGGACTGGGCGCGCCAGCACATGCCGATAATGACGACGATTCAGGAGGAGTTCGTCGCCGACAAACCGCTGGAGGGCCAGCGAATCGGCATGGCGATGCACGTCGAGGCGAAGACCGCAGTTCTCGTCGAGACGCTCGCGGAGGGTGGCGCGGAAGTCGCCGTCACCGGGTGCAACCCGCTCTCGACGCACGACGACGTGAGCGCCGCGCTGGACGAACACCCGAACATCACCAGCTACGCGAAGCGTGGTGTGGACGACGAGGGCTACTACGAGGCCATCGAGTCCGTCATCGACCTCGAACCCACCATCACGGTGGACGACGGCATGGACATGGTGGCGGCCATCCACGAGGACCATCCCGAACTCATCGAAACCGTCGTCGGCGGCTGTGAGGAGACGACGACCGGCGTGCACCGACTCCGCGCGATGGACGAGGACGGCGCGCTCGACTACCCCGTCTTCGCCGTCAACGACACGCCGATGAAGCGCCTGTTCGACAACGTACACGGCACCGGCGAGTCGTCGCTGGCGACCATCGCCATGACGACCAACCTCTCGTGGGCCGGGAAGAACGTCGTCGTCGGCGGCTACGGCTACTGTGGCAAGGGCGTCGCGAAGAAGGCGGCGGGCCAGAACGCGAACGTCATCGTCACGGAAGTCGAACCGCGCCGCGCGCTCGAAGCCCACATGGAAGGCTACGACGTGATGCCGATGGCCGAGGCCGCCGAAGTCGGCGACGTGTTCATCACGACGACGGGTAACCGCGACGTCATCACGAAAGAACACTTCGAGGTCATGAAGGACGGCGTTCTCCTCGCCAACGCGGGGCACTTCGACGTGGAGGTCAATCTGAACGACCTCGCGGACCTCGCGGTCGCCGAGCGCGACGCCCGCGACGGCGTTCACGAGTACGAGATGGAGGACGGCCGCCGACTCAACGTCATCGCCGAGGGTCGCCTCGTCAACCTCGCCGCGCCCATCGCGCTGGGCCACCCGGTCGAAGTCATGGACCAGAGCTTCGGCGTGCAGTCCGTCTGCGTCCGCGAGATGGTCGAGAACGGTGAGAAATACGACGCCGGGGTCCACGAGGTGCCCGACGAACTCGACAAGGAGATTGCGGAAATCAAACTCGACGCGGACGGCGTGGAGTTCGACTCCCTCTCGGACGACCAGAAAGAGTACATGGGTAGCTGGCAGCACGGGACGTAG
- a CDS encoding DUF7282 domain-containing protein, whose protein sequence is MNTSQANVTINDQQSDGETIVISSVTMQEGGFVAIHDQSLLDGNVVGSVLGNSVYLEPGTHENVTVTLARPINETETLIAMPHMDTNSNQVYDFVIGNGTVDGPYTANGEAVVDDAQISVGQQGPTMGNETNQTGQQFVFRIESLSIAEWSFVVGDSTQPDRTEVISGVDLKDETVRINTTALLQNGSAEEVVQRGPSVSQSDVDKVSEQANAAATTGDLDTVRVVLRDITIQNTTLIVDAPQNVTLPQMPGQPGVPEQPTQQPLDANVTFDNQTSDGQTVTVDSVTMSEGGFVAIHDTSLLDGNVVGSVVGASEYLEPGTHENVTVTLDKPLTESQTLIAMAHLDTNDNQVYDFVTSGGSADLPYVVDNNIVVDPAYVTVENGGGATTTTTTTPETTTATATETPTTTSTTTGAATTTAAATTTAQPTTTTTTTQAGGTTTTSTGTSECGCVKTTTEQPTTTAAETTTTTPETTAEMTTTTAETTTTTQAESGSVENVSDLGPSFEVSNLEAPSNATIGETISVSATISNPTDQQLTQPVDFRLEGNVVQRKNVTLDSGQSTDVNFEIDTSGANPGTFTHGVYTRNFGEIASITLEAAGNETTTTAATTTEQPTTTETMTAETTTQTGTATAQPTTTAAPATTAQETTTAQAATTTSAGNETMAGTETTSAGTTTTQAGTTTSAGTDTTNASVFASVFDAFGDLL, encoded by the coding sequence ATGAACACATCGCAGGCAAACGTAACGATAAACGACCAACAAAGTGACGGCGAGACCATCGTCATCTCGTCCGTGACCATGCAAGAGGGTGGCTTCGTCGCCATCCACGACCAGAGCCTGCTCGACGGGAACGTCGTCGGCAGCGTGTTGGGCAACTCCGTGTATCTCGAACCGGGAACGCACGAGAACGTCACCGTGACGCTCGCGCGACCCATCAACGAGACGGAGACGCTCATCGCGATGCCGCACATGGACACGAACTCGAACCAAGTGTACGACTTCGTTATCGGTAACGGCACCGTCGACGGACCGTACACGGCGAACGGCGAGGCCGTCGTCGACGACGCTCAAATTTCGGTGGGCCAGCAAGGCCCCACGATGGGGAACGAGACGAATCAGACGGGACAGCAGTTCGTGTTCCGCATCGAATCGCTTTCCATCGCCGAGTGGTCGTTCGTGGTGGGTGACAGCACCCAGCCCGACCGCACCGAAGTCATCAGCGGCGTCGACCTGAAGGACGAGACGGTTCGCATCAACACGACGGCGCTGCTCCAGAACGGCTCGGCGGAGGAGGTCGTCCAGCGCGGACCGAGCGTCTCGCAGAGCGACGTGGACAAGGTCTCGGAGCAAGCCAACGCGGCGGCGACGACGGGCGACCTCGATACCGTCCGCGTGGTGCTCCGCGACATCACGATACAGAACACGACGCTCATCGTGGATGCGCCGCAGAACGTGACCCTTCCGCAGATGCCGGGCCAGCCCGGCGTCCCGGAACAGCCGACCCAGCAACCGCTGGACGCGAACGTCACGTTCGACAACCAGACCAGTGACGGGCAGACCGTCACGGTCGATTCCGTCACCATGTCGGAGGGTGGCTTCGTCGCCATTCACGACACGAGCCTGCTCGACGGGAACGTCGTCGGCAGCGTCGTCGGCGCTTCGGAGTACCTCGAGCCGGGAACGCACGAGAACGTCACCGTGACGCTCGATAAGCCGTTGACGGAGAGCCAGACGCTCATCGCGATGGCGCATCTCGACACCAACGACAATCAGGTGTACGACTTCGTGACGTCGGGTGGCAGCGCGGACCTGCCGTACGTGGTCGATAACAACATCGTCGTCGACCCGGCCTACGTGACCGTCGAGAACGGCGGCGGTGCGACGACTACGACGACCACGACGCCGGAAACGACGACCGCGACCGCCACCGAAACGCCGACCACCACGTCCACGACGACGGGTGCGGCGACCACGACGGCGGCAGCGACCACGACCGCACAACCGACGACTACGACGACTACGACGCAGGCCGGTGGAACGACCACCACCTCGACCGGAACGAGCGAATGTGGGTGTGTGAAGACGACGACGGAACAGCCGACCACGACGGCGGCAGAGACGACGACCACGACGCCCGAAACGACGGCGGAAATGACGACCACGACGGCAGAGACGACCACCACGACCCAAGCGGAAAGCGGTTCCGTGGAGAACGTCTCTGACCTCGGTCCGTCGTTCGAGGTGAGCAACCTCGAAGCGCCGTCGAACGCGACCATCGGGGAGACGATCTCCGTGAGCGCGACCATCAGCAACCCGACCGACCAGCAACTCACGCAACCCGTGGACTTTCGGTTGGAGGGTAACGTGGTTCAGCGCAAGAACGTCACCTTGGACTCCGGTCAGAGCACGGACGTGAACTTCGAGATAGATACCAGCGGTGCAAACCCTGGAACGTTCACTCACGGCGTGTACACCCGTAACTTCGGTGAAATCGCGTCGATAACGCTCGAAGCGGCTGGCAACGAGACGACCACGACGGCGGCAACGACGACGGAACAGCCGACGACGACAGAGACGATGACGGCGGAAACGACGACGCAGACTGGTACGGCGACCGCACAGCCGACCACGACGGCCGCTCCGGCGACGACCGCACAGGAGACCACGACGGCGCAAGCCGCGACGACGACCAGCGCAGGAAACGAAACGATGGCCGGGACTGAAACGACCAGTGCCGGAACCACGACGACGCAGGCAGGGACGACGACTAGCGCGGGAACCGACACGACGAACGCGAGCGTCTTCGCGTCGGTCTTCGACGCGTTCGGGGACCTCTTGTAA